Proteins encoded by one window of Leptospira barantonii:
- a CDS encoding LIC_12708 family protein, producing MRNLHQNSSSNTGKKIRSRILFFGIVLFSISILSCTRFKVDNYNSYLYGRIKLGNTLADVQAKILNGVPTNLPQTLPVVSSKIYVPDFEQSLLKVFSTDGELKFILGSIKEKVGDKYKLITAKIGKIGLVAVNGDEEIYLQSRAGKEEQPKVDPTTEDIFLKKSGTFDTEYREAIPSTILHFSDAGKLLNTIYVEGISGNTPFGYIERMETGEDDLLFVFHKQNGDMKLSVYDNGVLQRSIGASTFSEVISDTETSQARLETILPHLEGKYAVASFSVFDKKNSRFKSRKIFKYDFETKSATLLKEIQDPSESLYWILKDNNFFIWETETEEESSIRLQVHDDEGNHVNNIRLNYLPPRGLWRETWMDLNDEIYSARIKSGYLEIHKWK from the coding sequence ATGAGAAATCTTCATCAAAATTCAAGCAGTAACACCGGTAAAAAGATCCGGTCTCGAATTCTTTTCTTTGGAATCGTTTTATTCAGCATTTCGATTCTAAGTTGTACGCGCTTTAAGGTGGATAACTACAATTCTTATCTGTATGGGAGAATCAAGTTAGGCAATACTCTCGCGGACGTTCAGGCTAAAATCTTGAACGGAGTTCCGACCAACCTTCCACAAACATTGCCGGTCGTTTCAAGCAAGATCTATGTTCCCGATTTCGAACAATCCCTTCTAAAAGTTTTTTCAACGGATGGAGAATTGAAATTCATCTTAGGAAGTATCAAAGAAAAAGTCGGGGATAAATACAAATTGATCACGGCAAAGATCGGAAAGATCGGACTTGTTGCGGTCAACGGCGACGAAGAAATTTATCTTCAATCCAGAGCGGGCAAAGAAGAACAACCGAAAGTCGATCCGACGACGGAAGATATTTTTTTAAAGAAAAGCGGAACTTTCGACACCGAATACAGAGAAGCGATCCCGTCCACCATTCTCCATTTTTCGGACGCGGGCAAACTTTTGAATACGATCTATGTGGAAGGAATTTCCGGAAACACTCCTTTCGGTTATATAGAAAGAATGGAAACCGGAGAAGACGATCTTCTGTTCGTGTTCCACAAACAAAACGGGGACATGAAACTTTCCGTTTATGACAACGGAGTTTTACAAAGATCCATCGGCGCATCCACCTTTTCGGAAGTGATCTCCGATACAGAAACTTCCCAAGCGAGATTGGAAACCATTCTTCCGCATCTGGAAGGAAAATACGCGGTGGCCTCGTTCAGCGTTTTTGATAAGAAGAATTCGAGATTCAAGTCCCGTAAGATTTTCAAATACGATTTCGAAACCAAGTCGGCGACCCTTCTGAAGGAGATTCAAGACCCTTCCGAATCCTTGTATTGGATATTAAAAGATAATAATTTCTTTATATGGGAAACGGAAACCGAAGAGGAAAGTTCGATCCGTCTTCAGGTTCACGACGACGAGGGAAATCACGTAAACAATATCCGTCTAAATTATCTTCCTCCGAGAGGACTCTGGAGAGAAACCTGGATGGATCTAAACGACGAAATTTATTCCGCGAGAATCAAATCGGGCTATCTGGAAATCCATAAATGGAAATAA
- the dxs gene encoding 1-deoxy-D-xylulose-5-phosphate synthase, with amino-acid sequence MQQEPTLLDNIHYPADLRNIPLEKLPKVCEEVRNYIIDTLSGVGGHFASNLGVVELTVALHYVFDTPKDRLVWDVGHQTYPHKILTGRKDKLKTVRKFNGLSGFPKREESPYDLYNTGHAGTSISQALGEAAARDLVKDDYNVVAIIGDASIATGMALEAMNHAGHLKKDMIVILNDNFMSISKNVGSISNYLNNIITSHFYNHWKRIFYTFLKWLPIIGPATERFFKRVEKGFKDVLTPGGLFEDLGFGYIGPEDGHDVIRLVKMLEKVKKMKGPILLHLITQKGKGYDPAERDPIKYHGVTPFRKEDGAMDSGDSSKIAYSKIVGKMLSILTEKNPKIAAITPAMIEGSGLKEYAEKFPEHLFDVGIAEQHSVAFAGAMTNGNIVPYMCIYSTFLTRGMDQLVEDVSLMNLPVRFVIDRAGCVGPDGETHQGLFDLSYLLGLPNMDVFVPSNGQDMIDSLRWMETYDKAPIAIRFPKASVDIKTLDFYKESPIKPGTFRVLKKGTDVALLSIGSMLDEAKKASEILEASGFGVTLIDLVWLRPLGAEALNEELSHVRHFVILDESYVDAGASGYLLNRISPENLSKYVKTFGFPPEPIHHGERKEIFQAYKLDAPSIAEQVAEALKKNLIKP; translated from the coding sequence ATGCAACAGGAACCAACTCTGCTGGATAACATCCATTATCCGGCCGATCTCAGGAACATACCTTTGGAAAAACTTCCGAAGGTATGCGAAGAGGTTCGAAATTACATCATCGACACTCTTTCGGGAGTGGGCGGACATTTTGCGAGCAATCTGGGAGTGGTAGAACTCACGGTCGCACTTCACTACGTTTTCGATACGCCGAAAGACCGGCTCGTTTGGGACGTGGGTCATCAAACGTATCCTCATAAAATTCTCACCGGAAGAAAGGACAAACTCAAGACCGTCCGAAAGTTCAACGGACTTTCCGGGTTTCCCAAAAGGGAAGAATCTCCGTACGATCTTTACAACACCGGTCACGCGGGAACCTCGATTTCTCAAGCGCTCGGAGAAGCCGCGGCTCGTGATCTCGTAAAAGACGATTACAACGTGGTCGCGATCATCGGGGACGCGTCGATCGCAACAGGTATGGCTCTCGAAGCGATGAACCACGCTGGACATTTGAAGAAGGATATGATCGTTATTTTGAACGATAACTTCATGTCCATTTCCAAGAACGTGGGTTCGATCTCGAATTATCTAAACAACATCATCACATCCCATTTCTACAATCACTGGAAACGTATATTTTATACTTTTCTAAAGTGGTTGCCGATCATCGGACCCGCGACCGAAAGATTTTTCAAACGTGTGGAGAAAGGGTTTAAGGATGTATTGACTCCCGGCGGACTTTTCGAGGATCTCGGATTCGGATATATCGGACCCGAGGATGGACACGACGTGATCCGTCTCGTAAAGATGCTCGAAAAAGTGAAGAAGATGAAAGGACCGATTCTTTTACATCTCATCACTCAAAAGGGAAAAGGATACGATCCTGCGGAAAGAGATCCGATCAAATATCACGGTGTTACTCCGTTTCGAAAAGAAGACGGCGCTATGGACAGCGGAGATTCTTCCAAGATCGCTTACAGTAAGATCGTAGGAAAGATGTTGTCCATTCTCACCGAAAAAAATCCTAAGATCGCGGCGATCACACCCGCGATGATCGAAGGAAGCGGGCTGAAAGAATACGCCGAAAAATTTCCGGAACATCTTTTCGACGTGGGAATCGCGGAACAACATTCGGTTGCGTTTGCGGGCGCGATGACCAACGGTAATATCGTTCCTTATATGTGTATTTATTCCACATTCTTAACTCGAGGAATGGATCAACTCGTGGAAGACGTTTCTTTGATGAATCTTCCCGTAAGATTCGTGATTGATCGCGCGGGTTGTGTGGGACCGGACGGGGAAACTCATCAAGGTTTGTTCGATCTTTCTTATCTTTTAGGACTTCCGAATATGGACGTCTTTGTTCCGTCGAACGGACAGGATATGATCGATTCTTTGCGATGGATGGAAACGTACGATAAGGCTCCGATCGCGATTCGATTTCCGAAGGCGAGCGTGGATATAAAAACCCTGGACTTTTACAAAGAATCTCCGATCAAACCCGGAACGTTTCGTGTTCTCAAAAAAGGAACGGACGTCGCACTTTTGTCGATCGGTTCCATGCTCGACGAAGCGAAGAAGGCTTCCGAAATTCTCGAGGCGAGCGGATTCGGAGTCACACTCATCGATCTAGTTTGGTTGAGACCTCTCGGAGCGGAAGCGCTCAACGAAGAATTGTCTCATGTCAGACATTTTGTAATCCTCGACGAAAGTTATGTCGACGCGGGGGCTTCCGGTTATCTTCTGAATCGGATTTCACCGGAGAATTTGTCGAAATACGTCAAAACGTTCGGGTTTCCTCCCGAGCCGATTCACCACGGAGAAAGAAAGGAAATTTTCCAAGCTTACAAACTGGACGCGCCTTCGATCGCCGAACAGGTAGCGGAAGCTTTGAAAAAAAACTTAATCAAGCCTTGA
- the rimP gene encoding ribosome maturation factor RimP yields MTVSREEISVILEGVLQLPVKLYSLKVNQRPNHSLIEIVLDNLEHAYGSVSLLECEHVSRKLKEELERISPDLDYTLKVSSAGAERKLDLPGDLDRFRGIPVRLIFLSEGSENPQEGIFRIVGREGDQVILEKFQKGKKSAGKKQTTLNLKDILKGNLYVSI; encoded by the coding sequence TTGACAGTAAGCAGGGAAGAAATCAGTGTTATTCTGGAAGGCGTCCTGCAATTGCCTGTTAAGCTGTACTCATTAAAGGTCAACCAAAGGCCTAACCACTCGCTGATCGAGATCGTCTTGGACAATCTTGAACATGCGTATGGTTCAGTCAGCCTTCTGGAATGTGAGCATGTTTCCAGAAAACTGAAAGAAGAGTTAGAACGGATCTCACCGGATCTGGATTACACTCTTAAAGTTTCCTCCGCAGGTGCGGAAAGGAAGCTTGACCTTCCGGGAGACCTGGATCGTTTCCGGGGAATACCGGTTCGTCTGATTTTTCTATCCGAAGGATCAGAGAATCCCCAGGAAGGAATTTTTCGGATAGTGGGACGGGAAGGGGATCAGGTGATTCTGGAAAAATTCCAGAAGGGTAAGAAATCTGCCGGAAAAAAGCAGACGACCCTGAACCTCAAGGATATACTGAAAGGGAATCTCTACGTAAGTATTTGA
- a CDS encoding DUF1343 domain-containing protein, with protein sequence MPLENHTGRMNKIEKLLRVSRIGMITNQSAFGPNGEYHFQAVHKRYDLKKIFLPEHGLFAELQDQVSGSNLKYNLDNVEFVNLYGDHESSLVPDSVSLDGLDVVVIDIRDVGARYYTFLTTAYYFLEEISKWNSSGKKEISVVVFDSPNPAGKKIEGSPLGKEFESFVGVRTVLHRHGLTPGELLSYYQKEFSLNVKIRIERKNWYKKRDSEFLWIPPSPNIPFRSTCFVYSGQCLLEGTNLSEGRGTTRPFETFGAPYIDEQNDRIRKALEESQKGSAVLRPLKFIPTFHKHKDTICGGYQILLKKPEKFHSLFFSLKLIRMLREEYQNGFEYRAGAYEFRSDRPAIELLVGDRFLLDYLDGKHEDSIVFDYLNEQERVWKKKCKSIL encoded by the coding sequence ATGCCTCTTGAAAACCATACGGGAAGAATGAATAAAATCGAAAAGTTACTCCGCGTTTCCAGGATCGGAATGATCACCAATCAAAGCGCTTTTGGGCCGAACGGAGAATATCATTTTCAAGCCGTTCATAAACGTTATGATCTGAAAAAAATCTTTCTTCCGGAGCACGGACTTTTCGCAGAACTACAGGATCAGGTTTCGGGTTCGAATCTGAAATACAATCTGGATAACGTCGAATTCGTCAATCTCTACGGGGATCACGAATCGAGTTTGGTTCCCGATTCGGTTTCATTGGACGGATTGGACGTAGTCGTCATAGACATAAGGGATGTCGGCGCGCGTTATTATACGTTTCTGACGACCGCTTATTATTTTTTGGAGGAGATCAGTAAGTGGAATTCTTCCGGTAAAAAAGAAATTTCCGTGGTCGTTTTCGATTCTCCAAATCCCGCAGGAAAAAAGATAGAGGGTTCTCCGCTCGGAAAAGAATTCGAATCCTTCGTCGGCGTACGAACGGTTTTACACCGTCACGGATTGACTCCGGGAGAATTACTTTCGTATTATCAAAAAGAATTTTCCTTAAACGTTAAGATCAGAATCGAACGTAAGAATTGGTATAAAAAAAGGGATTCCGAATTTCTTTGGATTCCTCCTTCTCCGAACATTCCGTTTCGTTCGACTTGTTTCGTATATTCGGGTCAATGTCTTTTGGAAGGAACCAATCTTTCGGAAGGAAGAGGAACCACAAGACCTTTTGAAACTTTCGGCGCGCCCTATATCGACGAACAAAACGATAGAATTCGCAAGGCTTTGGAAGAATCTCAAAAGGGAAGTGCGGTTCTGCGGCCTTTGAAGTTCATTCCCACATTTCACAAACACAAGGATACGATCTGCGGCGGTTATCAGATTCTTTTAAAAAAACCGGAGAAGTTTCACAGCCTTTTCTTTTCTCTCAAATTGATTCGTATGTTACGGGAAGAATATCAAAACGGTTTCGAATACAGAGCCGGTGCGTATGAATTCCGATCCGATCGTCCCGCCATAGAATTGCTCGTAGGAGATCGTTTCTTACTGGATTATCTGGACGGAAAACACGAAGATTCCATCGTATTCGATTATTTGAATGAACAAGAACGGGTTTGGAAGAAAAAATGTAAGTCGATCTTGTAA
- a CDS encoding bifunctional ADP-dependent NAD(P)H-hydrate dehydratase/NAD(P)H-hydrate epimerase — protein sequence MEITFFEYSEPLFDDQESGDLDRKTISNSGISGSHFMGFAAHAIYQKYRKIILKYDRVCILCGNGNNGGDGLALAFFLIQEGIRPFVYLKEGALSEESTTYKKAFLNVGGEILPLENFLNSDWNRESERIFLVDALLGTGFRFPLRSPLDAILSEIKLRQEKNPKKLFVLSLDVVSGFQEDSKPPFEADALAEIGMRKWKNRFLPGKVKISFHRIGFPIESTDKVLWKKIPQSILSKTLIRKEDSHKYKNGSLVIVGGSQGMAGAALSSLLAFHELGGGISLLLTPSEKTVRNVLKKDPSLMVNAIPESSEILSNPFVQKTSGFLLGPGLKTEECPIFPSPEDKFCVIDAGAISVYKNRVLHENVLMTPHTGELENLLDTKIKSVDHGLSLAKEYSKNFKLYILWKRHSSFLIDPNGKIFLWDQPEPKLAVMGTGDLLAGIVSFFLSRRFTIPEAVQRSLSLLTQAAKKSKGFPTASGIRKLLTKGGD from the coding sequence ATGGAAATAACGTTTTTCGAATATTCAGAACCCCTGTTTGACGATCAGGAAAGCGGGGATCTGGATCGAAAAACGATTTCAAACTCGGGAATCTCCGGTTCCCACTTCATGGGTTTTGCCGCCCATGCAATCTACCAAAAATACAGAAAAATAATCCTTAAATACGACCGCGTTTGTATCCTATGCGGCAACGGCAACAACGGAGGGGACGGACTTGCCCTCGCCTTCTTTTTGATCCAGGAAGGAATTCGTCCTTTTGTTTATCTCAAAGAAGGAGCGTTGTCGGAAGAATCGACAACCTACAAAAAAGCGTTTCTGAATGTCGGAGGAGAAATTCTTCCGTTGGAGAATTTTTTAAACTCGGACTGGAATCGTGAAAGCGAAAGAATCTTTTTGGTCGACGCTTTGCTCGGAACTGGCTTTCGTTTTCCGCTTCGAAGTCCTTTGGATGCAATCCTTTCCGAAATCAAACTGCGCCAGGAAAAAAATCCTAAGAAACTTTTCGTTCTCAGCCTGGACGTCGTATCCGGTTTTCAAGAAGATTCAAAACCGCCTTTCGAAGCGGACGCGTTAGCCGAAATCGGAATGAGAAAATGGAAAAACCGTTTCCTTCCCGGCAAGGTCAAAATCAGTTTTCACAGAATCGGATTTCCGATCGAATCCACGGACAAGGTTCTTTGGAAAAAAATTCCACAATCGATTCTTTCGAAGACGCTTATCAGAAAAGAAGATTCTCACAAATACAAAAACGGTTCTCTTGTAATCGTGGGCGGCTCCCAGGGAATGGCTGGCGCGGCGCTTTCTTCTTTGCTCGCCTTTCACGAGTTAGGCGGTGGAATTTCCCTTCTTTTGACCCCGTCCGAAAAAACGGTTCGAAACGTTTTAAAAAAAGATCCGTCCTTGATGGTGAACGCAATTCCGGAATCCTCCGAAATTCTTTCGAATCCTTTTGTACAAAAGACGTCCGGGTTTCTTTTAGGCCCCGGTTTAAAAACGGAAGAATGTCCGATTTTTCCCTCACCCGAGGATAAATTTTGTGTGATCGACGCGGGAGCCATTTCCGTTTATAAAAATCGAGTTCTGCACGAAAATGTTTTGATGACTCCGCACACGGGAGAACTCGAAAATCTTTTAGACACAAAGATAAAATCCGTGGATCACGGACTTTCACTCGCAAAAGAATATTCAAAAAACTTTAAATTGTACATTCTCTGGAAAAGACATTCCTCTTTTTTAATAGATCCGAACGGCAAAATTTTTCTCTGGGATCAACCCGAGCCGAAACTCGCGGTGATGGGGACCGGGGATCTTTTAGCCGGAATCGTTTCCTTCTTTCTTTCCAGACGTTTTACGATCCCGGAAGCGGTTCAACGTTCTCTTTCCTTACTTACACAGGCGGCAAAAAAATCAAAAGGATTTCCAACGGCCTCGGGAATCCGCAAACTATTGACAAAAGGTGGTGATTGA
- a CDS encoding cyclic nucleotide-binding domain-containing protein — MAFDPSVPQQQAQAPAGTLLFPEGSPANTLNVLHSGTVRYLTDAPGGRKLELFKLNGANLTPGSVALFTSGRYPFHLQAEEACVISTYAMNRETIGKSVGSRVSLGLMVARTLLREITELFKKSNQIRKIASDIEKVNDNLSILYYQFNPNVFPDIKPGAPIPEVSAEVVDPVMRLCRENLKLFFDNGGLLPDRPSPQFLEEEHESQLTRLYPEEIDFQDGEFNFIRKLVMQDPKILNALFTADPSMLTYVCSKLSNVLDQISGILKTCLTDLDDAFRIFFVGENSLVEKFYLILDITSSGYGTAPAEYVVPVLGAVATKIEKYKNGHQTLFGVPVSGLSPNAQAFQSKAGALAKKMEETAPKVQAPSASTIAAGVDVAAIRKELDNSASVIIQFSGLEAEKVKEFSALMVKVKSLKNPLDPEGDNRKVRRTLSRHYWDMYQECFSKYMKSNRNVPKAVDLMLKYGFFDETMLDDSQIAFMYTQKDPATFSSDIPISLGTEWLERIYKREIPTSLDEMGQNFFEKVKMENRTINIKKESDIPPELDNPETRLKFEFASLYEANVRLTSGSPATHFPILTKFHSQMAIDKSYVTKKILEDVVHDLLAVDYSIFHREVIYNNNDLGITKEFIQKAVIPDFILVPSIGTKVMMWQDLSVHRGAGSKESPGRIVLPIFAQGDLKTMVADALAAFRWELTKSILGAEWNNVGNPSITADYTDYIQFFKKNKDLSIEIKEKLAGDFKRFRNDRDIFANDYQLWMKYESDGVQRLNKVVRGIFYRHITFSKQVRDKVSKTPAFSEIHNRFINIRNRKYTELENRYKKYINALGSLPDPLRDNLEFYKV; from the coding sequence ATGGCATTTGATCCCTCAGTTCCACAACAACAAGCCCAAGCTCCCGCAGGAACTTTATTGTTTCCGGAAGGTTCTCCCGCAAATACTCTAAACGTGCTTCACAGTGGAACGGTTCGTTATTTGACCGATGCCCCAGGCGGAAGAAAGCTCGAACTTTTTAAATTGAACGGAGCCAATTTGACTCCGGGTTCCGTTGCGCTTTTTACGAGCGGAAGATATCCGTTCCATCTTCAAGCGGAAGAAGCCTGCGTGATTTCCACATACGCGATGAACCGCGAAACGATCGGTAAAAGTGTGGGGTCTCGAGTTTCACTCGGGCTGATGGTCGCGAGAACTTTGCTTCGGGAAATCACCGAACTTTTTAAAAAATCCAATCAGATTCGTAAAATCGCGTCGGACATCGAAAAGGTAAACGACAACCTTTCCATTCTTTACTATCAATTTAATCCGAACGTGTTTCCGGACATCAAACCCGGCGCTCCGATCCCGGAAGTTTCCGCCGAAGTGGTCGATCCGGTCATGCGTTTGTGCAGAGAAAATCTGAAATTATTTTTTGACAACGGAGGTCTTCTTCCCGACCGACCAAGTCCTCAATTTTTGGAAGAAGAGCACGAATCCCAACTCACTCGATTGTATCCGGAAGAAATCGATTTTCAGGACGGAGAATTCAACTTTATCCGAAAACTTGTGATGCAGGATCCTAAGATTCTCAACGCGTTATTCACCGCGGATCCTTCCATGCTTACTTACGTTTGTTCCAAACTTTCAAACGTCTTGGATCAAATCTCAGGTATTCTCAAAACGTGTCTTACCGATTTGGACGATGCGTTTCGTATCTTCTTCGTGGGAGAGAATAGCCTCGTAGAAAAATTCTATCTAATACTCGATATCACGTCCTCGGGATACGGAACCGCTCCCGCGGAATACGTAGTGCCCGTGTTAGGCGCCGTTGCGACTAAGATCGAAAAGTATAAAAACGGGCATCAGACTCTTTTCGGAGTTCCGGTTTCCGGTCTTTCTCCGAACGCACAGGCGTTTCAATCGAAAGCGGGCGCTCTTGCGAAAAAGATGGAAGAAACCGCTCCGAAGGTTCAAGCTCCTTCCGCGTCCACGATCGCCGCGGGCGTGGACGTGGCCGCGATTCGAAAGGAACTCGACAACTCCGCTTCCGTTATCATTCAATTCTCCGGTTTGGAAGCCGAGAAGGTAAAAGAATTCTCAGCCTTGATGGTAAAGGTTAAGAGTTTGAAAAACCCTCTCGATCCGGAAGGGGACAACAGAAAAGTTCGTAGAACTCTGAGCAGACATTACTGGGATATGTATCAGGAATGTTTTTCGAAATACATGAAGTCCAACCGCAACGTTCCGAAAGCCGTGGATCTTATGTTGAAATACGGTTTCTTCGACGAGACGATGCTCGACGATTCGCAGATCGCGTTTATGTACACTCAAAAAGATCCGGCGACTTTCAGTTCGGACATTCCGATTTCGCTCGGAACGGAGTGGTTGGAGAGAATTTATAAAAGGGAAATACCGACCTCCCTCGACGAGATGGGACAGAACTTTTTCGAAAAGGTGAAGATGGAGAATAGAACCATCAACATCAAAAAGGAATCCGACATTCCGCCAGAACTGGACAATCCGGAAACAAGACTCAAGTTCGAATTCGCTTCTCTTTACGAGGCCAACGTTAGACTCACTTCAGGAAGTCCAGCGACTCACTTTCCGATTCTTACCAAGTTTCATAGCCAGATGGCGATCGATAAGTCCTACGTGACAAAAAAGATTCTCGAGGATGTGGTGCACGATCTATTGGCGGTCGACTATTCCATCTTCCATCGAGAAGTGATCTACAATAACAACGATCTTGGTATTACAAAAGAATTTATTCAGAAAGCTGTGATCCCGGATTTTATTCTTGTGCCTTCCATCGGAACCAAGGTGATGATGTGGCAAGATCTTTCCGTTCATCGGGGCGCCGGTTCCAAAGAAAGTCCGGGAAGAATCGTTCTTCCGATTTTCGCACAAGGCGATCTCAAAACGATGGTAGCGGACGCGCTCGCGGCTTTCCGTTGGGAACTTACCAAGTCCATTCTCGGTGCGGAATGGAACAACGTAGGAAACCCTTCGATTACTGCGGATTATACGGACTACATTCAGTTCTTTAAAAAGAACAAGGATCTTTCGATCGAAATCAAGGAGAAGTTAGCGGGCGACTTCAAACGATTTCGGAACGACAGGGATATCTTCGCGAACGACTATCAGCTTTGGATGAAGTACGAATCGGACGGGGTTCAACGTCTCAACAAGGTCGTTCGTGGAATTTTCTACAGACATATTACTTTCAGCAAACAAGTCCGAGATAAGGTTTCGAAAACCCCGGCTTTCTCCGAGATTCACAACCGATTCATCAATATTAGAAATCGTAAATATACTGAATTGGAAAACCGTTATAAGAAGTACATCAACGCGTTGGGAAGTCTTCCCGATCCGTTGCGTGACAACTTAGAATTCTATAAGGTTTAA
- a CDS encoding CARDB domain-containing protein, with the protein MKEFLHRKAIKTIVLFALFLSLYCEGKKGSDNSALLLLLNSGSSSETTGLTSADTSVVVQETEIQSLESPQNSEKKEGKAELIILNPYFSVWKDNQDKNKCISYFSFTVKNIGKGILNANSTFEANVISHYNVKGTSTSGGGSRGLNQLKPGETQDVVFFAGYPIGDIDDPRHVLKVSTEFHGVQDGAIAESKISLSSSNCALETNESGSPDLAVVLSGVDDVLPGEDISSKLKVKVLNNGNSSAEGSNPHNKGYMVDLILSKDSIVPEGYASYSSNFKEDVLLGGGRISNTPDLAGGTYAFVSEGANLIPKDVPFGNYFLCARIDPGSKVAESNETNNTVCVPIQVQSTDQPDLIVPRASIYPSGMKCRTGKPMMFITAEVKNIGKVASPEKLNVGLLNALDSHGEIWGQGNGVWGNGIGLQSIEPGQTIEVTFPIYYLVVDPIHMEGKHVFDLKVNRGNWIHESDLKNNTYKKSLEITIPEGYCKDHPG; encoded by the coding sequence ATGAAAGAATTCTTACATAGGAAGGCAATCAAGACAATCGTTTTGTTTGCATTGTTCCTGTCGTTGTATTGTGAAGGAAAAAAGGGAAGCGACAACTCGGCATTGTTGTTGCTTTTGAATTCAGGGTCGTCGTCCGAAACAACCGGATTGACCAGCGCGGATACTTCCGTAGTCGTACAGGAAACGGAAATTCAATCGTTGGAATCTCCGCAAAATTCCGAAAAAAAAGAAGGAAAAGCGGAATTGATCATTCTCAATCCGTATTTCTCGGTGTGGAAAGACAACCAAGATAAAAACAAATGTATTTCATACTTCTCTTTTACGGTTAAGAATATCGGTAAAGGAATCTTGAATGCGAATTCCACGTTTGAGGCGAACGTGATTTCGCATTATAACGTTAAAGGGACATCGACGAGCGGAGGAGGATCCCGCGGTTTAAATCAGTTAAAACCGGGAGAAACTCAGGACGTGGTTTTCTTTGCAGGTTATCCGATCGGGGACATCGACGATCCACGACACGTTTTGAAAGTATCCACGGAATTTCACGGCGTTCAGGACGGTGCGATCGCAGAGAGTAAGATTTCTCTTTCGTCCTCGAATTGCGCTTTGGAAACGAACGAATCCGGTTCTCCGGACTTGGCGGTTGTTCTGAGCGGAGTCGACGATGTGCTTCCGGGTGAGGACATTTCCTCTAAATTAAAAGTGAAGGTTCTCAACAACGGAAATTCTTCAGCGGAAGGAAGCAATCCGCATAACAAAGGTTATATGGTAGATTTGATTCTTTCCAAGGATTCGATCGTTCCGGAAGGTTATGCGTCTTATTCGAGTAATTTTAAAGAGGACGTTCTGCTTGGCGGCGGAAGAATCAGCAACACTCCGGATCTCGCGGGAGGAACATACGCATTCGTCAGCGAAGGAGCGAATCTGATTCCGAAGGACGTTCCTTTCGGTAATTATTTTCTTTGTGCGAGAATCGATCCCGGTTCGAAAGTCGCAGAGTCGAACGAAACCAACAACACCGTTTGTGTTCCGATTCAAGTGCAGAGTACGGACCAACCAGATCTTATCGTTCCTCGCGCTTCCATTTATCCGAGTGGAATGAAATGTAGGACCGGAAAACCGATGATGTTCATCACCGCTGAAGTAAAGAATATCGGCAAGGTTGCAAGTCCCGAAAAACTAAACGTGGGTCTTTTGAACGCTTTGGATTCTCATGGAGAAATATGGGGTCAGGGCAACGGAGTTTGGGGAAATGGAATCGGTCTTCAATCGATTGAACCCGGGCAAACCATAGAGGTTACGTTTCCGATTTATTATCTCGTCGTCGATCCGATTCACATGGAAGGTAAACACGTTTTTGATTTAAAGGTCAACCGCGGGAATTGGATCCACGAATCGGATCTGAAGAACAACACGTATAAAAAATCCCTTGAGATTACGATTCCGGAAGGTTATTGCAAAGATCATCCGGGTTGA